In one window of Frigoriglobus tundricola DNA:
- the rpsC gene encoding 30S ribosomal protein S3 has protein sequence MGQKVRPTGFRTGIMRPWRSTWYANKQDFAELLLEDVAIRAFIQSFLTDKRDRKQQRPAIADIRIERTRERVTVVVTSSRVGAIIGKKGEKIEKLTKALEKLTRRHIEVKTIEVTRPEIDAQLIAEDIAEQLEKRASFRRTMKQAMQRAMEGGAKGVKLQLSGRLGGAEMARCEKGMEGSIPLSTLRCKVEYGFAEATTPQGNIGIKAWVNQGDYLTGDIADATDASAAGQGQKRRPRRGPGGGGGGFGGPR, from the coding sequence ATGGGCCAGAAAGTCCGACCGACGGGGTTCCGAACCGGCATCATGCGGCCGTGGCGGAGCACGTGGTACGCGAACAAACAGGACTTCGCCGAACTGCTTCTGGAAGACGTTGCCATCCGGGCGTTCATCCAGAGCTTCCTGACCGACAAGCGGGACCGCAAGCAGCAGCGGCCCGCGATCGCCGACATCCGCATCGAGCGGACCCGCGAGCGCGTAACCGTCGTGGTGACGAGCAGCCGCGTCGGGGCGATCATCGGCAAGAAGGGTGAGAAGATCGAGAAGCTCACCAAGGCGCTGGAGAAGTTGACCCGCCGGCACATCGAGGTCAAGACCATCGAGGTGACGCGGCCGGAGATCGACGCCCAGCTGATCGCCGAGGACATCGCGGAGCAACTGGAAAAGCGGGCCAGCTTCCGCCGGACCATGAAGCAGGCCATGCAGCGGGCGATGGAGGGCGGCGCCAAGGGCGTCAAACTCCAACTGTCGGGCCGGCTCGGCGGGGCCGAAATGGCCCGGTGCGAGAAGGGCATGGAGGGCTCCATCCCGCTCTCGACGCTCCGCTGCAAGGTGGAGTACGGGTTCGCCGAGGCGACCACGCCGCAGGGCAACATTGGTATCAAGGCCTGGGTGAACCAGGGCGACTACCTCACCGGCGACATCGCCGACGCGACCGACGCCTCGGCGGCGGGACAGGGACAGAAGCGCCGGCCGCGCCGCGGCCCGGGTGGTGGCGGCGGCGGTTTCGGCGGCCCGCGGTAA
- the rplP gene encoding 50S ribosomal protein L16: MPQMPKRVKFRKAQRGVVRARTTRKKYNGPIKGNAHRGNYVAYGDFGLQTLEGGWLSAECIECGRVTMTRFVSGEGRYYIRVFPHKPVTSIPAETRMGKGKGEPEYWAAVVRPGQILFEIGGLPESAARDCLARVAYKMPFKCRFVTRRPNV, encoded by the coding sequence ATGCCACAGATGCCCAAACGGGTCAAGTTCCGCAAAGCGCAGCGCGGCGTCGTCCGCGCCCGGACGACCCGCAAGAAGTACAACGGGCCGATCAAGGGCAACGCGCACCGCGGGAACTACGTCGCGTACGGCGACTTCGGCCTCCAGACCCTCGAGGGCGGGTGGCTGTCGGCCGAGTGCATCGAGTGCGGCCGCGTGACGATGACCCGGTTCGTGTCCGGCGAGGGCCGGTACTACATCCGCGTGTTCCCGCACAAGCCCGTGACCTCGATCCCGGCCGAAACCCGTATGGGTAAGGGCAAGGGCGAACCGGAGTACTGGGCGGCCGTTGTCCGCCCCGGGCAGATCCTGTTCGAGATCGGCGGCCTGCCCGAGAGCGCGGCCCGCGACTGCCTCGCCCGCGTGGCGTACAAGATGCCGTTCAAGTGCCGGTTCGTGACGCGCCGTCCGAACGTGTAA
- the rpmC gene encoding 50S ribosomal protein L29: protein MQKKMKEFRGMSDEQLSLALKDTEKHLFQLRFQSATDRLETPSEIRKAKRDIARIKTLQREKELAKLEGLPVDQLGTRIAALAAKEAANVPGKRTAHRQGARLTRFYAAKGGTLPVAPPPPPAAPVPVAAAPAKPEVKTDAKKPDAKKADAKKPGAAKGSGK from the coding sequence ATGCAGAAGAAGATGAAAGAGTTCCGCGGGATGAGCGACGAGCAACTGTCGCTCGCCCTGAAGGACACCGAGAAGCACCTGTTCCAGCTCCGCTTCCAGTCGGCCACCGACCGATTGGAGACGCCGTCCGAGATCCGCAAGGCGAAGCGCGACATCGCCCGGATCAAGACGCTGCAGCGCGAGAAGGAACTGGCCAAGCTCGAGGGCCTGCCCGTCGACCAGCTCGGCACCCGCATCGCGGCCCTGGCGGCGAAAGAGGCGGCCAACGTGCCCGGCAAGCGCACGGCCCACCGGCAGGGCGCCCGGCTGACGCGGTTCTACGCAGCCAAGGGCGGCACGCTGCCCGTGGCCCCGCCGCCCCCGCCCGCCGCTCCGGTCCCCGTTGCGGCGGCCCCGGCGAAGCCCGAAGTCAAGACGGACGCGAAGAAGCCAGACGCGAAGAAGGCCGACGCCAAGAAACCCGGCGCGGCGAAGGGGAGTGGTAAGTAA
- the rpsQ gene encoding 30S ribosomal protein S17, with translation MADTSTPAAAGEAKTTGRRVLEGIVTRDKMIKTRRVEVERLVRHPKYGKFVKRRTVCYVHDEANASHLGDTVEIIESRPLSKTKRWALVKVVKKAPSRTLSNLEGAVAGSDAAATATAPKAEEKK, from the coding sequence ATGGCGGACACCAGCACCCCGGCCGCGGCCGGCGAAGCGAAGACCACGGGCCGGCGCGTCCTCGAGGGGATCGTCACCCGCGACAAGATGATCAAGACCCGGCGCGTCGAGGTCGAGCGCCTGGTCCGGCACCCGAAGTACGGCAAGTTCGTCAAGCGGCGGACGGTGTGCTACGTCCACGACGAGGCCAACGCGTCGCACCTCGGGGACACCGTCGAGATCATCGAGAGCCGTCCGCTGTCCAAGACGAAGCGGTGGGCGCTCGTCAAGGTCGTCAAGAAGGCGCCGAGCCGGACGCTGTCGAACCTGGAAGGCGCCGTCGCCGGCAGCGACGCGGCCGCCACGGCGACCGCCCCGAAGGCCGAAGAGAAGAAATAG
- the rplN gene encoding 50S ribosomal protein L14 — MIQMYTYLDVADNTGAKEVMCIQVLGGSKRRVAYLGDIIRASVKKALPGGDVKQGDVVKGVVVRTRVATRREDGSYVRFDRNALVLLDNDNNPRGTRIFGAVPRELRAKFNKILSLAAEVV, encoded by the coding sequence ATGATTCAGATGTATACCTACCTCGATGTGGCCGACAACACCGGGGCCAAAGAGGTGATGTGCATCCAGGTGCTCGGCGGCAGCAAGCGCCGCGTCGCGTACCTGGGGGACATCATCCGGGCGAGCGTGAAGAAGGCGCTGCCGGGCGGCGACGTGAAGCAGGGCGACGTGGTCAAAGGCGTCGTGGTCCGCACCCGCGTCGCCACCCGCCGCGAGGACGGGAGCTACGTCCGCTTCGACCGCAACGCGCTCGTGCTGCTCGACAACGACAACAACCCGCGCGGGACCCGCATCTTCGGCGCGGTGCCCCGCGAACTGCGGGCGAAGTTCAACAAGATCCTCAGCCTCGCGGCCGAGGTCGTTTGA
- the rplX gene encoding 50S ribosomal protein L24 translates to MFFRKDDVVEVVAGDDKGTRGKVLRVLRAKNKVVIEGVNRVYRHLKPSRRNPQGGRLSKEMPVDASNVMLIDPVKNAPTRVGVRYAPDGSKELFAKKSGSRLRVLSKPDPKYAKK, encoded by the coding sequence ATGTTTTTCCGCAAAGACGATGTGGTCGAAGTGGTCGCCGGGGACGACAAGGGCACCCGCGGGAAGGTGCTGCGCGTCCTCCGCGCGAAGAACAAAGTCGTGATCGAGGGCGTCAACCGCGTGTACCGGCACCTGAAGCCGTCGCGGCGCAACCCGCAGGGCGGGCGGCTCTCAAAGGAGATGCCGGTGGACGCCTCGAACGTCATGCTCATCGACCCGGTCAAGAACGCGCCCACCCGCGTCGGCGTCCGTTACGCCCCGGACGGCAGCAAGGAACTGTTCGCCAAGAAGAGCGGCTCGCGCCTCCGGGTGCTCAGCAAGCCGGACCCGAAGTACGCCAAGAAGTAG
- the rplE gene encoding 50S ribosomal protein L5 yields MTATTTSPPARLLARYNKEIVPALSKKFGRTNLHSLPKLSKIVLNMGVGKALQDKERMKLAAEQLGLIAGQRAQVTKARVAVSGFRLRENNEIGCRVTLRGKRMYEFLDRLINLALPRIRDFRGINPKSFDGNGNYSMGLTEQLVFPEIDPDKVTFTQGMDITFVTTTKNDDEARELLRAFGMPFRDDTK; encoded by the coding sequence ATGACAGCGACGACGACGAGTCCTCCGGCCCGGCTCCTGGCGCGGTACAACAAAGAGATTGTACCGGCGCTCTCCAAGAAGTTCGGGCGGACGAACCTCCACAGCCTGCCGAAGCTCTCGAAGATCGTCCTGAACATGGGCGTGGGCAAGGCGCTGCAAGATAAGGAGCGGATGAAGCTCGCGGCCGAGCAGCTCGGGCTGATCGCCGGGCAGCGCGCCCAGGTCACGAAGGCTCGGGTGGCGGTGAGCGGCTTCCGGCTCCGCGAGAACAACGAGATCGGCTGCCGGGTGACGCTCCGCGGCAAGCGGATGTACGAGTTCCTCGATCGGCTCATCAACCTCGCGCTGCCGCGCATCCGCGACTTTCGGGGGATCAACCCGAAGAGCTTCGACGGTAACGGCAACTACAGTATGGGTCTGACGGAACAGCTCGTGTTCCCCGAGATCGACCCCGACAAGGTGACGTTCACGCAGGGCATGGACATCACCTTCGTCACCACGACCAAGAACGACGACGAGGCCCGCGAACTGCTCCGCGCCTTCGGGATGCCGTTCCGGGACGACACCAAATAG
- the rpsN gene encoding 30S ribosomal protein S14 (located in the peptidyl transferase center and involved in assembly of 30S ribosome subunit; similar to what is observed with proteins L31 and L33, some proteins in this family contain CXXC motifs that are involved in zinc binding; if two copies are present in a genome, then the duplicated copy appears to have lost the zinc-binding motif and is instead regulated by zinc; the proteins in this group appear to contain the zinc-binding motif), whose amino-acid sequence MLPGRDLVKICRRCQLCGRARAVYRKFGCCRICFRKLASDGLIPGVRKASW is encoded by the coding sequence GTGCTGCCCGGCCGCGATCTCGTGAAGATCTGCCGCCGGTGCCAACTGTGCGGCCGCGCCCGCGCCGTGTACCGCAAGTTCGGCTGCTGCCGCATCTGTTTCCGCAAGCTCGCGAGCGACGGGCTGATTCCCGGCGTGCGCAAGGCGTCCTGGTAA
- a CDS encoding 30S ribosomal protein S8: protein MMTDPIADMLTRIRNANNIERPLVEMPATNLKVAVAKVLLEEGFILGYRTGVYVDTPTESGGTTKEFKELEKLGEPHAVLQVFLKYGPDGERVIRHIERYSKPGRRVYQGYKDVRRVLDGLGIAILSTSKGVMSDRQAKKAKVGGEMLCTVW, encoded by the coding sequence ATGATGACCGACCCGATCGCGGACATGCTGACGCGCATCCGCAACGCCAATAACATCGAGCGCCCGCTCGTCGAGATGCCGGCCACCAACCTCAAGGTCGCCGTTGCCAAGGTGCTGCTCGAAGAGGGCTTCATCCTCGGCTACCGGACGGGCGTCTACGTCGACACCCCGACCGAAAGCGGTGGGACGACGAAAGAGTTCAAGGAGCTGGAGAAGCTCGGCGAACCGCACGCCGTCCTCCAGGTCTTCCTGAAGTACGGCCCGGACGGCGAACGGGTGATCCGCCACATCGAGCGGTACTCCAAGCCCGGCCGGCGCGTGTACCAGGGCTACAAGGACGTGCGGCGCGTGCTCGACGGGTTGGGCATCGCCATCCTCAGCACCAGCAAGGGCGTCATGTCCGACCGGCAGGCCAAAAAGGCCAAGGTCGGTGGCGAGATGCTTTGCACCGTGTGGTGA